The Terriglobus sp. TAA 43 sequence GGCAAGACCGGACATGGCACGCATCGACTCTGTGCAGATGGATGGCACAGTGATGATATTCGCCGTGGGCATTGTGGCGTTGTGCGCAGTACTGGCGGGCATTATTCCCAGCCTGACGCTACTGCGCGGGCCGCTGCTGGAGAATCTGCAGGAAGCATCGCGCGGCAGTAGCAAAGGATTATCAGCAGCTCGTTTGCGCAAAGCATTGCTCGTGACCGAAGTGGCAGTGACGATGGTGCTGCTGGTGAGCGCAGGTTTGTTGCTGAAGAGCTATCGACAGATGCGCTCCACCGATATCGGCTGCACCACGCAAAACGTATTGACCATGCGAGTGGGGCTACCGGATGCGATCTACAAAACGGATCAGCAGATCACTGCGTTTTACTCGCAGTTGATTGAGCGTATCCGCGTGTTGCCCGGTGTTACTGCGGCTGGCATTTCTACTGCATTGCCAGGACAGGGTTATGGTGGTGATACTCCTTTCAGCATTCCTGAAAATCCATCGTTGGGACAGAATCAGCATGTGGCAATGCTGCGCGGCGTGGACCCTGGATACTTCAAGTCGGTACAGATTCCGCTGAAGCAGGGCCGCTTCTTTGAAGATCGTGAACGTCTGAAGAATGCGCGCAGTGTGATTGTGAGCGAGTCGTTCGCTCGACAGTTTTTTCCCCATGGAGATGCGCTAGGAAAACACATTCAAGCGATAAACTTTGGCAATTTTCCCGAGGGTGGATTTGAAGTTGTGGGCGTGGTGGGCAACACGCTTTGGCATCTGGATGAGCAGGAAGGCCCCACGATGTACTTCCCCCTGTACTACGGCGGATGGAACAACGCGACCATTGCAGTGCGCGCAGACCATAACGTGGAAAGCCTTGCGCTGCCAGTGCAGAAACTGATTGCGCAGATTGACCCAGGCCTGCCTGTTGCGAACGTATTGACGATGGAGCAATCGCTTGGCAAGGCGACGATGGATGCCAACGTTACGTCGATGCTGGTGCTGGCGTTTGCAGTGATTTCGTTGATACTTGCAGCAGTTGGCTTGTATGGCGTGTTGTCTTACCTCGTTACGCAGCGCACCGGCGAGATTGGTATTCGCATGGCTCTGGGCGCGCAGCGGCAAGACGTGCTGCAACAGATGCTGGTGGATGGTCTGCGGCCTGCGCTGCTGGGTGTGATTGTGGGCCTGGTTGCAAGCGCGGTGTGTGTGCAGTGGATTCGTTCCATGCTGTACGGCACAAAGCCGCTTGACCCTGCGGTGTTTGCTTCCGTTACAGGATTGCTCCTGGCTGTAGCCGCGTTCGCATGCTTTCTGCCTGCGTGGCACGCTGCTCGACTGGACCCGATGCAGGCGCTACGTAATGAATGACGTTTATCCGATATGCTTCGCTGTGCTGGAGGATGAGCCACATGGCGGAGTATCAAAGCCCGAATGACATGCGTTATGCGAAGAAGCTGATTGAGGGAGCACCAGCAGAAGCTGAGGCTTTCTTCAAACTAAAGGCAGTTACGGAACGCAGCGATGGTGTGATTCCGGCGAAGTATCGCGAGTTGATTGCGCTTGCAGTGGCGCTTACGACGCAATGCGCTTACTGCCTGGATTCACATACGCGCAATGCGGCGAAGGCCGGTGCCACACGCGAAGAAATTGCCGAGACCGTATTTATGGCAGCGGCATTGCGCGCAGGCGGGGCCGTGGGGCATGGCCTGTTGACGATGAAGTTATTTGAAGATGCAGTCGGAAAGTTAGAGCACGATCCGACAGCGCTGGACCGCGCTCCGTGGGAATAGGCTAGATCTTTCCAGCGTCGCGTAACGTATGAATCTCGTCATCTGTGAAGACGCGGGAACGTGTGTGGAACTGCAAACCGCCCGGGCCTTCAAGTGAAAACGCAGCGCCGAAGCCGGGCACCACGTCGATGATGATCTGCGTGTGTTTCCAGTACTCAAACTGCTGTGGCGAGATGAAGAACTCTGCGCCACCGATTTCACCGACTTTTTTATCGCGCGAACCGATGCGAAACTCGCCGACAGGAAAGCACATGGGCGCGCTGCCTTCACAGCATCCACCCGATTGATAAAACATGATGGGGCCGTGCTGGCCCTGAAGCTCATCGATGAGCTTCAGGGCTTCAGCCGTGGCCGTTACCTGTTCCGGCAATGTAGCAGTGGCCATTAGAACAATCCCAATGCCTTGGTGCTGTAGCTGATGAGTTGGTTCTTCGTCTGCTGATAGTGGTTCAACATCATCAGGTGGTTCTCGCGCCCGATGCCGCTCTGCTTGTATCCGCCGAAGGCTGCGTGTGCGGGATACATGTGATAGCAGTTAGTCCAGACGCGGCCTGCTTCAATGTTGCGACCAAAGCGGTAGGCGCGATTGATGTCGCGAGTCCACACGCCTGCGCCCAGGCCGTAGAGCGTGTCGTTCGCAATCTCAAGAGCTTCGTCATCGTTCTTGAAGGTGGTCACGGAGAGTACCGGTCCGAAGATTTCCTCCTGGAAGATGCGCATCTTGTTGTTGCCCTTGAAGACTGTCGGTTGGATGTAGTAACCACCAGCAAGATCGCCTTCGAGCTTGGCTGCATTGCCGCCGACGAGAAGCTCCGCACCTTCCTTGCGACCGAGGTCGAGGTAGGACAGGATCTTTTCATACTGCTGCTTCGATGCCTGTGCGCCCACCTGCGTGGAAGGGTCAAACGGGTTGGCCTGCTTGATAGCAGCAACGCGCTTGATGGCGCGATCCATGAACTTGTCGTAGATCTTTTCGTGGATGAGTGCGCGTGACGGGCAGGTGCAGACTTCACCCTGATTGAAGGCGAAGAGAACCATGCCTTCAATCGCCTTGTCGATGTAGTCCTCGTCGGCATCCATCACATCTTCGAAGAAGATGTTGGGCGATTTGCCGCCGAGTTCCAGCGTGAGCGGGATGATGTTTTCCGATGCGTACTGCATGATCATGCGTCCCGTGACCGTTGATCCGGTGAACGCAACTTTGTTGATACGCGGATTGGTGGCGAGTTCCTTGCCCACTTCACGACCGAAGCCATTCACCACGTTGAGTACGCCGGCGGGCAGGATGTCGCCGATGAGTTCCATCAGGATGAGGATGGATACGGGCGTTTGTTCTGCAGGCTTGAGCACGACACAGTTGCCTGCGGCGAGTGCCGGAGCCAGCTTCCATGCGGCCATGAGCAGCGGGAAGTTCCACGGAATGATCTGGCCGACGACGCCGAGCGGCTCGTGGAAGTGATAGGCGACGGTGTCGTGATCGATCTCAGAGATGCCGCCCTGCTGTGCGCGAATGGCGCCTGCAAAATAGCGGAAGTGGTCGGCGCTGAGCGGCACGTCTGCTGCGGTGGTTTCGCGGATGGGCTTGCCGTTGTCCCATGTTTCCGCTGCGGCGAGAAGGTCTGAGTTTTCTTCAATGACCTGTGCGATGCGGATGAGCAGATTGGAACGTTCCGTTACGGATGTTCTGCCCCATGCGGCCTTTGCCTTGTGGGCGGCATCAAGCGCCTTCTCAACATCCTTCGCACCGGAACGCGGCACTTCGCACAGGACTTTGCCGGTAACCGGCGTGATGTTTTCAAAGTATTGCCCCTCAACGGGCTCTACCCACGCGCCGCCGATGTAGTTGCCGTAACGCTTACGGAAGGGGACGGGGGTTGCACCGGAATGCGTGGGATCCAAGGTGACTTCTGCTGTTGCCATGTGCTGCTCCTTCAGAAGAGACGCGATCAGGGCGTCTTTTTGATGGTGTACATCCTGCTCCTTTCTATTGACGTTTGCCAAGCGCGAACGTTGTTGTGTTTTATAGTCGGATTCCGATATAGTCGGGAACCGACCATGGCACACGCTGAAAACGAAACCGTAACTCCTTTACCTGCCGCCACACTCTACGTCCTGCTTGCGCTGGCGTCTGAGGATCGGCACGGGTACGGAATCATCCAGGAGGTGAGTCGGCTTTCGTCCGCCTCGTATCGCGTTGGTTCCGGGACGCTTTATGACAATTTGAAGAAATTGCTCCAGCAAGAGTGGGTGGAGGATTACGAGTCGCAGGAATCCGGCAGCGGCGAAACGCGAAGGATGTATCGCATCACCGACGAGGGCCGTCGCGTTCTGGCAGCAGATGTCACGCGCATGAAACGTATTGTGCGTGTGGCCAATCGCATGTTGGCTGACGAAGGTGGTCGAGCATGATGCGGATTCGCTGCGCACGCCGGGCGTACCAGTTACTGCTGGCGCTGCATCCTGCTGGGTTTCGCGAACGTTTTGCGCAGGAGATGCTTTGGGTGTTTGACCAGAGCGTTGCGGACACCGGAGTGTGCCATGCGCTGGCTGACGGCACACTGTCTGTGATGAAGCAGTGGGTGGCAAACGATGTGAGTCCGCGTGCGGACGACGGCATGTTTGGAAGAGTGCCAACGCAATCTCTCAGCCCGCAGCTTCTGGCGCAGGTAACGATATTGGCCACTCTTGTTGCGTTGGGATTTTTCAAGTTGCTGACGCAGTCTGTTCCATTGCCCAAGCCGGCGAAAACCTTTGAAGTGCGACGTGCGGGATGGGGTCTGTGCGAAGCGAGAAGACAGCATCCGGAACGTGTTGCTGTTCCTTGCGAATGATTTTTCATCACCAATGAAGACGGGGTGTTTGCATGATGCTTTCGAAACTG is a genomic window containing:
- a CDS encoding PadR family transcriptional regulator, yielding MAHAENETVTPLPAATLYVLLALASEDRHGYGIIQEVSRLSSASYRVGSGTLYDNLKKLLQQEWVEDYESQESGSGETRRMYRITDEGRRVLAADVTRMKRIVRVANRMLADEGGRA
- a CDS encoding DUF779 domain-containing protein → MATATLPEQVTATAEALKLIDELQGQHGPIMFYQSGGCCEGSAPMCFPVGEFRIGSRDKKVGEIGGAEFFISPQQFEYWKHTQIIIDVVPGFGAAFSLEGPGGLQFHTRSRVFTDDEIHTLRDAGKI
- a CDS encoding carboxymuconolactone decarboxylase family protein; the protein is MAEYQSPNDMRYAKKLIEGAPAEAEAFFKLKAVTERSDGVIPAKYRELIALAVALTTQCAYCLDSHTRNAAKAGATREEIAETVFMAAALRAGGAVGHGLLTMKLFEDAVGKLEHDPTALDRAPWE
- a CDS encoding aldehyde dehydrogenase family protein — encoded protein: MATAEVTLDPTHSGATPVPFRKRYGNYIGGAWVEPVEGQYFENITPVTGKVLCEVPRSGAKDVEKALDAAHKAKAAWGRTSVTERSNLLIRIAQVIEENSDLLAAAETWDNGKPIRETTAADVPLSADHFRYFAGAIRAQQGGISEIDHDTVAYHFHEPLGVVGQIIPWNFPLLMAAWKLAPALAAGNCVVLKPAEQTPVSILILMELIGDILPAGVLNVVNGFGREVGKELATNPRINKVAFTGSTVTGRMIMQYASENIIPLTLELGGKSPNIFFEDVMDADEDYIDKAIEGMVLFAFNQGEVCTCPSRALIHEKIYDKFMDRAIKRVAAIKQANPFDPSTQVGAQASKQQYEKILSYLDLGRKEGAELLVGGNAAKLEGDLAGGYYIQPTVFKGNNKMRIFQEEIFGPVLSVTTFKNDDEALEIANDTLYGLGAGVWTRDINRAYRFGRNIEAGRVWTNCYHMYPAHAAFGGYKQSGIGRENHLMMLNHYQQTKNQLISYSTKALGLF
- a CDS encoding ABC transporter permease codes for the protein MKWPTSKQNADLERELRADLELEEEEQRESGLDAEAAKHAALRAFGNPLLIREQTRSTWGWGWLDSLWRNVRYGVRTLMRAPAFALVAIAVMTLGISTNVAMFTVVRNVLLKPLPFQEPERLIQLYEQLGNGARPFSYVAGGMYAAWKSDMPSVEQMGVYGTDSNNLSDSGGQLPERIRSAYGSWDLFTTLGVQPELGRSFTKDEDKHDAPGTVMLTHSLWMRRYGGDRNIVGKIIQLNSQPYTVVGVLPAWFMYPDTETQLWTPIYHEQDPKAMESPQIHNYFVIARLKPGATLAQALSEVDTVTKRVHQNSSSRFVSNNANARSMLEGVVHDARTQLYVLFGATGCVLLIACLNVANLLVARSAARRKEISIRASLGGSRWTLLGEQVTESVLLALAAGAIGIPLAWAEVRWLMVARPDMARIDSVQMDGTVMIFAVGIVALCAVLAGIIPSLTLLRGPLLENLQEASRGSSKGLSAARLRKALLVTEVAVTMVLLVSAGLLLKSYRQMRSTDIGCTTQNVLTMRVGLPDAIYKTDQQITAFYSQLIERIRVLPGVTAAGISTALPGQGYGGDTPFSIPENPSLGQNQHVAMLRGVDPGYFKSVQIPLKQGRFFEDRERLKNARSVIVSESFARQFFPHGDALGKHIQAINFGNFPEGGFEVVGVVGNTLWHLDEQEGPTMYFPLYYGGWNNATIAVRADHNVESLALPVQKLIAQIDPGLPVANVLTMEQSLGKATMDANVTSMLVLAFAVISLILAAVGLYGVLSYLVTQRTGEIGIRMALGAQRQDVLQQMLVDGLRPALLGVIVGLVASAVCVQWIRSMLYGTKPLDPAVFASVTGLLLAVAAFACFLPAWHAARLDPMQALRNE